A window of Ananas comosus cultivar F153 linkage group 4, ASM154086v1, whole genome shotgun sequence contains these coding sequences:
- the LOC109708394 gene encoding transcription factor MYB86-like, with protein sequence MGRHSCCYKQKLRKGLWSPEEDEKLINHITKYGHGCWSSVPKLAGLQRCGKSCRLRWINYLRPDLKRGTFSEQEEKLIVELHAVLGNRWSQIAAQLPGRTDNEIKNLWNSCIKKKLRQRGIDPNTHKPLAETEGSNGEDGAPTNSDKTGGSADRNCLSVSAKCSPVELEKNSMAAPTKEFFLDRLVGSPSGDGRPSSNTLGYFSLPQLSYGPDYASSPTPLPWFSQSGRHFDTNPEFNYSAISTIIPSVPTSIVSTSMGLNLPSPGCTGIGGVPYWEAGNPSSSTSGSSSGNNANNNNNNNSNSSSYGRFEMQSSGSFYEGGGFLPWLDLAAERDASHDVQIADEPEDLKWSEYLHGSFPINQTHSLFDDIKAEETQFAFDGLTGWHQNQQPPQQQHLSAADMYGKDLQKVSLAFEQL encoded by the exons ATGGGGAGGCATTCCTGCTGCTACAAGCAAAAGCTAAGGAAAGGCCTGTGGTCTCCCGAGGAGGATGAGAAGCTCATCAATCATATTACCAAGTACGGGCACGGCTGTTGGAGCTCTGTCCCTAAACTCGCAG GACTCCAGCGGTGTGGAAAGAGCTGCAGGTTGAGGTGGATAAACTACCTGAGGCCCGACCTCAAGAGAGGCACATTTTCAGAGCAAGAGGAGAAGCTCATAGTCGAGCTCCATGCAGTTCTTGGAAACAG GTGGTCGCAGATCGCAGCGCAGCTGCCAGGAAGGACGGATAACGAGATAAAGAACCTGTGGAATTCGTGCATTAAGAAGAAGCTGAGGCAGAGAGGCATCGACCCCAACACCCACAAGCCCCTTGCCGAGACCGAAGGCAGCAACGGCGAGGACGGAGCCCCCACCAATAGCGACAAGACCGGCGGCTCTGCCGACCGCAATTGCCTCTCCGTCTCCGCCAAATGCTCGCCGGTCGAGCTGGAAAAGAACTCGATGGCCGCCCCCACCAAAGAATTCTTCCTCGACCGGCTCGTCGGCAGCCCCTCGGGTGACGGCCGCCCCTCCAGTAATACACTGGGCTATTTCTCTCTCCCCCAGCTGAGCTACGGCCCTGACTATGCTTCTTCGCCTACTCCACTCCCGTGGTTCAGCCAGAGCGGTAGGCATTTTGACACGAATCCCGAGTTCAATTACAGCGCAATCTCCACCATCATCCCCTCTGTTCCAACCTCAATCGTCTCTACTTCGATGGGTCTAAATCTCCCATCACCTGGCTGCACCGGGATTGGTGGCGTTCCGTACTGGGAAGCCGGTAATCCCAGCAGCAGCACCAGTGGGAGTAGCAGCGGTAAtaatgctaataataataataacaataacagCAATAGTAGCAGCTATGGCCGATTTGAGATGCAGAGCAGCGGCTCCTTCTATGAAGGTGGCGGCTTCTTGCCATGGTTGGATTTAGCTGCGGAGAGAGATGCTAGCCATGATGTCCAAATAGCAGATGAGCCGGAGGACCTCAAATGGTCCGAGTACCTACACGGTTCGTTCCCCATCAACCAGACCCATTCTCTATTTGACGACATAAAAGCAGAGGAAACCCAATTCGCGTTCGATGGGTTGACTGGTTGGCACCAGAATCAGCAGCCGCCACAGCAGCAGCATTTGTCAGCTGCGGACATGTATGGCAAGGATTTGCAAAAAGTTTCCCTGGCTTTTGAACAACTTTAG